The Bosea sp. 685 DNA window CGTTGACCGTCAGCGTGCCCGGCGAATTGCCCGGTGCGAGCGTGCCGTTGACCGTGGTCGAGGGCAGTTGGCCGGAGCCGCCCAGCGTTGCACCGGCTGCCACGGTGAGACCCGAGGACGATGCGATCGAGCTGTTCACCACCAGCTTGCCGGCATCGACGCTGGTGGCTCCGGTATAGGTGATCGTACCGGTCAGAACCGTCGTCCCGGTGCCCGACTGGATCAGTGCTCCCGTGCCGGAGATGTCATTATTCACCGTCAGCACATCCGAGCGCTTGAAGGCCAGGGTGCTCGTGTTGACGACGGCACCCGTGCCGAGCGTCCCGGAGGTGCCGCCGTTCCCGATCTGCAGCGGGCCGCCGAAAATCTCCGTCGTGCCGGTATAGCTGTTGCTTCCTGTCAGGATCGTCGTTCCTGCCCCGTCCCGGGACAGCCGACCCGTTCCTGAAATGTCATTGCCGATGACAACATCATCGGAGCGCTGGATGTGCAGGAGACCGTTGTTGACGACGGCACCCGTGCCCAGCGTCCCGGAAGGGCCGCCGCCCCCGACATTCAGCACACCACTGCTGATCGTCGTTGTCCCCGTGTAAGTGTTGGCTCCTGTCAAGATCGTCATTCCGCTGCTGGACTGGACCAGAGAGCCGGTTCCGGAAATCGGGTTGCTGACGACATGCGCATCCGAGCGGGCGAACGTCAGGACGCCATTGTTGATGACCGCACCGGTGCCCAGGGTCCCGGAGGTGGCACCGCTCCCGATTTGCAGCGTGCCGGCGCTGATCGTCGTCGTGCCGGTGTAAGCATTGGTGCCCGTCAGCGTCAGGGTTCCAGTGCCCGCCTTGACCAGCGAGCCGGCGCCGGAGAGCACACCAGAGAAGGTCGTGCTGCCGCCGTCCGCGCCCGCGCTCAGGGTTGCCGCCCCCAGCGTCACTGCGCCTGCGCCCGCAAGCGAGCCAATTGCCTGGTTGAAGCCGTTGAGGTCGAGCGTCGCACCGGTCGCGACGGTGAAGGCCGAGTTCGGTGCGAAGCTGCCTGCCGCCCCCGCGCGCAAGGTGCCGGCATCGACCAAGGTCGTGCCGGTATAGGTGTTCAGTCCCGACAGTGTCAGCACGTCCCCGCCGACCTTGGTCAGCGATGTCTGCCCGGTGCCGTCGCGGATCACTCCGGAGAAGGTCGAGGCGAAGGCGCTATTGTCGGCCGTCAGCGTCGCCGCCGCGCCGCTGTCATTGGTGACGGTGCCGCCACCTGCCAGGCCATGCACTGTCGCTGGGCCGTTGATGTCCAGCGTTCCGCCGGCGGCGATTTCGGTGCTGGTCGCTGCGTCGGTGATGAGCGCGCCGTTGCTCCCCAGTCTCACGATGCCGCCATCGACGAAGAAGAAGATATCCGACATGGTCACGGATGACGGGCTGAGGATGACCGTGCCGTTGTCCGTGGCATGCCCGGTGCGGAAAGAGGCGCCGCCCCCGACGAACGCGCCGGTCATGGTCAAGGTTTGGCCCGTCGAGGCGGAAAGCCAGGCCTGACTCGCGCTTATGACCAGGAAGTTGTTCGCGAGCGTGCCGGTCAATGTCGCGTTGAGGCGGCCGCCGCCCATCGAGACCTGTCCGGAGCCCAACGCCGCCATATTGGCGAGATTGACGACCCCGCTGCCAGAGATGCTCGTTCCGCCGGAATAGGTGTTGGTGCCCGAGAGGGTGAACGTGCCGCTGCCGCTCTTGGCGACAGTGCCCGAGCCCGAGATGACGCCGCTGATCGTGCCGTTTCCTGCGCCTTCGAGGCTGAGCGCATTGCCGCCCGTAGCGATCGTGCCGCTGAAGATCGCGGTCGTGTCCAGCACATTGATCGCGCTGGAGCCGGTCAGCGTGACGTTGTTGCCGATGGCGCGCGCACCCGTGGTCGCCAGCGTGCCGCCATTCAGCGTGACTAAACCGGTGCTGAAGGCCGAATCGCTGCCTGCGATGATTGAGCCGGCATTGATCGTCGTCCCGCCATTATAGAGATTGGTGCCCGACAGAGTAAGCGCGCCGTTACCGACCTTGGTGAGGGCAACGAATTCCTGGATCGTGCCGGCATAGGTCGTGCTCGAACCTAGGCCGCCCACCGACAGAGTTTGTGCCACCCCGACGGCTCGTATTATCCCGGCGCCCTCGATCGAACCGATCGACAGCGAGTCACCGGCGCCCATGGTCAGATTCAGGAACCCACTCTGGCCGATAAATCGCGAGCCCGCAGCCGAGGCCCCGGCGCTAAACTGGATCGAGCCGCTGCCTGGTCCAGCAACAAGTGCCGTCGCGCCGGCAACCGTGCCAGAGATGACGAACCCGCCCCCCGCTCCTGCAAACAGCGTCTGCTCGAAGGCCGAATTATTGGTGATGCTGCCGATATACAGAACGTTGCCGGGGGCCGTCGACAGCGTGTAACCGAGCGCGTTGTTGTTGTACTCGAGCAGCGTGAGTGTACCGCCGCTGGACGTAACGGTGACATTTTGCACCGCCGTGGGGCTGTTCGTGAAGGTCGCCGTTGTCGGCACCCCTCCGCCAACCCAGTTCGAACCGAGGTTGAAGTCCCCGGTGGCGCCTAGCCAGTCCGCCCCACGCGCGGTGCCGGGCATCATCGCAGCAACGGCGATGGCGACACCGGTCATCAGCGTTGTGCCCAACAGCGCACCGCGCCACCGCGAAAACGTCATGGCGGCGAGGTCAGGGCCTATCAAAAGTGTCATTTTATGCCAGCCCCCAGAGCATCGAATTATTGGCAGAGGCAGGCCCAACCCTGTCACATTGCCCAAAAAGGCCTACGGACGTCAGGTCAGCGTCAGGAGCCATTGTTATGCACCTCGTAGCGCCGGCCGTAGTTTGGCCGGCAGAGCCGGGGGTCCCTGTCGCGGCGATAGCCGGAGCCCACCGCCACACAGCCATGAACACCGCCGGTGCCGCCTCGGGCACCAGCAAGCGAAAGCGACATTGGAAGTGACGGCACGACGAAAGCTGTCGTCCTGCGCAGAGCGCGGCACAAATCGTAGCCCATCAATCCCCCAGCCATCGCCATCGCAGCGATCCCCTGCGCGATACGTTCAGCAATGTAACTCAGGGCGGCCGGACCTACTTGACGCTGCGTCCGCTATCTTTTGATATTCCGTTCCGGGAATGAGGCGTTGCGGATTTGCAACGGGCGCGGGGGAGACGGTTGATGACGGACGAGAATCGGCAACCGAGCGACTCAGGCGACAGCGAGTCCGCGGCCGAGCAGGCCCTCGGCGGCCCGCAGATCGCCATCGTGCTGCCGCCGACGGCGGACGGCGCCTCGTTCAAGGCCTGGCAGCACCATCTCACCTTCGCCTGCAGCGCCGAGCTCGTCACACCGAGCGATGCCCCGGCGTTCCACGCCTCGACCAGCCTCTACATGCTCGACCGCTTCATCCTCAGCTTGTCGACCAGCTCGCATGCGAACCACCTCGTCCGCACCGCCAAGGATGCGGCGCGCACCGGCGTCGACCACGTCAACATCTCGCTGCATCTCGAAGGCAGCTATGAAGGCACCTGCGGCAGCCGCGCCTTCCACACCAGGCCCGGCGATGTCAGCTTCATCGATTTCGGCCTGCCCTTCGACTTCGAAACCGCGCCCTATCGCACGCTGGCGCTGACGGTGCCGCGCAGCGCCATGCCCGAGGCCCTGCGCCAGCGCGCGATCCATGGCCTCGTGCCGGATGCGAAGTTGCCGGCCACGCGCCTCCTGTCGCAATTGATGCGGGATGTTTACGCGGCCCTGCCGGGCCTGACATTGGGCCAGGGCATCGCCTCTGCCAGCGCCATCGTCGAGCTGGCGATCGCGGCCTCGCAGGGCGACCATGGCCCGCGCGAGGAACTCACGCCCGCCGATCTCGACCTGTTCAGCCGGGCTCAGATGCATATCGAACGTTCGCTGGGCGATTTCGGCCTGACCGTCACGTCACTCACGCGCACGCTCAACGCCACGCGCGGCGCACTCTACCGCGCCTTCGGCGAGCATGGCGGCGTGCAGGCCTATATCAGCGAGCGCCGGCTCCAGCGCTGCTACGAGGTCATCAACGGCGACGACCGCACCAGCGAGACGCTCAGCGCCATCGCCTTCTCCTACGGCTTCCGCAGCGAGGCGCATTTCAGCCGCGTCTTCAAGGAGCGCTTCGGCATGGCCCCGCGCGAGCTGCGCGCCGTGGCCCGCCAGCGCGGCGTCGACATGCTGCCGCCGACCACGGTCGGCGTGGCGCCGGACCGTCTCCAGAAGCTTGGGCGCTGATAGGTTTGGGCGCTGATAGTTCTTGGGCGCTGATAGGCACAGCCTGCGAACCGCTCATGCAAGCCGCGAAGACGGGACGAGGGACGCGTTGTGCTTCGACGATATCTTGCGCCCGAGCGTGATCATCGGGCGTTCGACCGTTCGGTAGACCAGCCAGGATACCATCAAGGTCGCGCCGGTGCAGAGCAGCATCGTGGCGATGTCGCCGAACTCACCGGTCAAGGGCAGGACGCGATAGACGAGCGCATTGACCGGCCCGTGGAACAGATACATCGAATAGCTGATCAGCCCGATCCGCGCGAGCAGGGCCGAACGCGGCCGACCCAGCCCGACCGCGGCGAGGAAGACCGCGAAGGCGAGCATATAGGCGCTCAGGACAGGCGTGAGCCCCTCCATGATGAAATTGTCGCCGCGCGCCAGGGAAAATTGCGAGACCGAGAGCAGCGCAGCGAGCTGCACGAGACCGAGAACCAGCACTGAGAGGCGCGCTCCCGGCATTCTTTCGGCGAGCCATAGCCGCAGGAGCAGGCCCAGGAACAGGAACGACAGATGCATGCCGAGATACTGGATCGGCAGATTGACGAGACCGTGCATGCGCAGCTGGACGGGCAGGACCGTCGCGGCAACCAGGGCCAGGCTCAAGATGAGCAGAACAGCGATATCTCTCAACCTCCCGGCCCAGAACAACAGCGCGGCGAGTGCATAGAACAGCAGCTCGATGAACAAGGTCCAATAGATCGGGGAGAGCCAGGTCTGGCCGAAGAGCGACGGCGCCATGGTCATGTTGGCCAGCACGGTCGCCGCCCGTGGCGTCTCCCCGGAGAACCAGCCGATCGTCACGAGCACCAGCAGCGCCAACCACAGCGCGGGATAGAGCCGAAACAGCCGCGAGACGGCAAAATGGCGGAGCGGCCGCTCGCCGTCGATGCTGAACGGCACGACGAAACCGCTGATCAGGAAGAACAGCGCCACACCGAACCGGCCCAGGCTCAGATTCTGGACGACCCACCCGGCGAGCGTGCTCACCGGGCCCGAGGCGGACGGGACTTGCCTGATGAGATCGCCGAACATGTGCTCGACCATGACGCCAAGCGCCGCGATGGCCCGCAACGCGTCGAGATTGGCGTAGCGCTGTCGGGGCATGCCGGGGCTCATAGCGGGGGGAGGCCCAGCGCGCGGCGGGTCGCCGCGTCGAAGCCCGGACCGATCTCGTCTTCGGCGAGCGCAAACCCGCCCGTCGCCACATAGGTCCAGCACGCCCAGGCGAAGCCCTGCGCCTCGGCAAGCTCGCGCATGTCGCGCAGCCAGGTCTCGCGTGCGGCGGCTCCCTCGGGGGTAGCCTGATAGGGTGTCTTGTGGACGCCGAACTCGCCCATCAGGACGGCATGGGCGGGCAGGTTCTGCGCGATGCGCCAGGCGCTCACCACCTGAAAATTTCGTTCGAGCGCCGATCGATCGAAGCCGGCATAGCCTGGGAGCGTCCGCTTCGCCTCCCGCGCCAGTGCCAACTCGGCGCCCTCGAGACCAAGCGCGGTCATGCGTCGCCGGGTCGCCGCGATCATCGCGTCGGCCGATGGCGGCGCCGGATAGGCGATCTCGTCCAGCGCATAAGCTGGACTGCCGCGCACACCTTGATGGGTGAACTGCCAGGGCGAGTAGTCGTGGTAGGTGTAGATCAGGCGCGCATCGCCCGCGAACGGGCGCATATCGATCGCAGGCAGCGCCCACGGGGAATTCATCGAGCCGCCGCCGAGCACGAGCGGCAGCTGCGCCGAGCCGCTGCGAGCGGCCCTGTAAGAGGCCTCGAGCATCGGTTGCCAGGTCTCCTGCGGCACCTCCGGCTCGTTCATCAGCTCGAAGGCGAGCTTTGGGGCTCCCGCCCTGCCCTGCACGAGCTGCCACAGACGGGCGGCCAGACGCTGCTGCAGGGCGAGCACGGCCTGGAAATTCGGTGTATCGACGCCTGCGGTCAACGCGGCGGGCCGGTAAGCCGGGTTCATCGCGCTGGGATGCAGGTCGACGATCACGCCCAGATCGGCATCGAGCAAATCGCCGACAATGCCGATGAGACGCTCGTCGAGCTGGTCGCGAGCCGCGCCAACGAAGGCAAGGTACGGACCGGCATCGACCGCCAGGCGCACGAAATCGAAACCCGCGGCGCGGATCGCCAGCCGCTGCGCCTGATCGAAGCTAAAGCGCGGCGCCGAGAAAGGCGCAGCCCCATAGGAGCCGTCGGCTTCGACGTCGGCCCATCCCAAGGCATGCGAGACGCCGATGCCGCGGCGAAACAGCGGGATGTCGGTGCCCTGTCCGTTTGCGGCCTGCTTTCTCCCGAAGGAGGCGAGCGTCGCGATGCCGGCAAGGCCACCGAGAACGGCGCGGCGGGTCGTCACGAGGCGCTTCTTCCGGTCGCCACCTCGTTCTGGATAACCTGCCCGCAAGGCGCCATCGAGGACGGTCATGTCGGCTTGGCCCGCGAAGCGGGCGGACAGGCCCCGCAGGGATGCGTCGCGCAGAGCGGGATCGACCGTTCGCGACGGCACGAAGCTGACATCGCTCCAGCCCTCGGCCTTGAAGCTCCCGACATAATCGGAGGGACGTTGTCGGTTCGGCTGCCCGGGAAAGCGGAAGAGCCGGTAGATCGCCTCGGGATAGCGATAGATGTTGTTTGGATCCTGCTCGCGGATCCAGCGGGAATGCGTCTGCAGATCGATGATGTGAACCGTTTCGCAGCCGGGCCTCGCCACCTGCGTCAAGCCGGCAATGGCGGTCGCTGGACTATCATAGTGCTCGAATGCGGCGCAGCTGACGATCAGGTCGAAGCGGCGCCCCTCGGCCAGGCGCGGGATGTCGAAATCCCGCCCGACGGCATAGCCGAACTCGCGCGCGCCCGGCGTGCTAGCGATGGCCAAGGCGCGCTCCCGGTCGGCCTTGCCACCTTCGGGGAAGCGCTCGAGCAGCTTTTCATAGAAGGCGACATTCTCGCTCTCGGCGAGGGGGAATATATCGATGGCATGATAGGATCGCGCTCCGAGCGCGAGAAAGAGCACGCCGTTCCCGCGCGACCCGCCGGGGCTCAGCTCCAGCACATCCCGGTCGCGCAGGTCGAATTGCGGCGGCATGAAGCGGCGGAACGAGCCGAAAATGTCGATGAGATAGTCGATCTGCCCGGCGACATCCGATTTCGCCGTGCCGTTGGGCGTGGCGTAGCCGTGCAGCTTGTTCTTGCCCCAGGCCAGGCCGAGAAAGCCGAGGCCCAGGATCGCCATTTCGAGGTTTCGCAGGATAAGTTTCATCATCGGCCTCCAAGTTCAGCTTGCTTTGCGGAGCCGGCGCCATCGCGACGCACGCTGCCTGGTTTCCAGTCGAGAAGCGTATTCTCGTAGACGTCCATGGTGCGGTCGACGATCGTTCCCCATCCGAAGGAATCGATGGTCCTGGCGGCGCGCTCCGCGCCTTGCGCGGTGTCGCGCGCGGCGAGTTTCGCCCGCATCGCGTCCGCAAGCGCATCGACCGCGCCCAGCGGGAAATAGTTTTCTGTCCCGAGATCGAGCGCGAGATTCGCATCGATATCGCTCGCCAGGCAGGGCACCCCGTAGCTGAGCGCCTCGAGCAGCACCATCGGCATGCCTTCATGGCTTGAGGGGAGAACAAACAGAGCCGCGTGCCGATAAAGCTGGAACAGGGCTTGTCCACGCTGGAAGCCCGTCATCACCACATTGGGCGTCCCCGCGGCCGCAGCCTCGACCTCGCGCTGATAGCTCCCCGCATGGTCGGCCGCGCCGGCGATGACGAGCTTGAGGCTGGGGTCGTTCAGCCGCGCGAAGGCATTGATCAGGTCAAGATGGCGTTTCTCTTCGACGATCCTGCCGACGCTCAGGATATAGCGCTGCGGCGTGACCTGAATACGGTCGAGGTAAGAGGTGCCCGGTTTCGGCAGGGGATTTTCGACGCCGTTGGGGATGAAAATCGCGCCGACGCTGAATTTGCGGCGAACGCTGTCGACGATCGCTTTGGACACGCCGATATTGGCATGGGAAAACAGCATTCCCATCGCCTCGCCGGCCCGCAGAATGGATTTGGCGACGCGGCCCCATTTCTGGCGGTCGTAATCGAAGCCATGATGCGTCACGACGACGTGAAGGCCGAGCAGGCGCGCGAGCGGGGTCAGCAAGGCCGGCCCGATCGCATGGATATGCACGAGATCGGGGTGTCGCCGCGCCGCGACGATGAGGCCCAATGCGGTATGCGCCAGCGCCTCGAAGCGCTTCGAGCGGGGCGCCCAGACCGGCGTCACGGTGACGCCTTTCCAGATATAGGGCTGTTGCGACGCGAGATAGGGCGCGCGACCGAGCACTTCGACCTGCCAGCCGCGCTCCGCGAGCCGCGCCGATATCGCGGCGACGTGGGTTTCAACGCCTCCTTGAATTTCGGGGACGCCGCGCAGGCCGACGAAGATGACTTTTCTTTCGGGCGGGTCTGCGCCGATGGGCGGGATCAAGGTGTACATCAGCCGAGCCCCTCGTACAGGTCCATGGTGCGTTCGCGATATTGGTCGGGCGAGAACTCCCGGCGCACCCAGTCGCGGCCAGCGGTCCCCAGCCCGGCGCGCGCGCTGGGGGACAGGCTCGCAACGCTGACGAGCGCGTCGGCCAGCATCGAGGGGTTGCCCGGCTCCACCAGGAAGCCGGTCTGGTTATGGGCGACCAGTTCGGGAATGCCGCCGATCCGCGTGCCGATGACCGGGCGCCCAAGCGCGTAAGCCTCGAGGATGCTGACGGGCGCGTTCTCGTACCATTCGGAGGGGAGAACCAGCGCGCGCGCTTCGCCGATCAGCCGCTTCAGCTCCGGCTTGTCCAGATGTCCGGCGAAGGCGACATCGGCGCCAAGATCCTGCACGAGGCGGCGCAAGGCCGGCTCCTCGGGACCACCGCCGGCCAGGACCAGTCGCTGACGCGACAGCGCGGCGGCGTGCACGAGCGTCGCAAGCCCCTTCTCCGGGGCGAGCCGCCCCGCATAGACGAAGTAGTCGCCTTCGTCGGACGGGGGCGTGAACTGGCTCGCATCGATGCAATTCGGAATATAGGCGATCCGGCTTGCGTCCCATCCCCACGCGACCAGCTTGTCGCGGTAGAAGCGGCTCGGGGCAATGAGACGGTCGATCGTGTCGCTGTAGAGGCCGAGGCTGCGGTGAACCAGGGTCTCCATCAAGACGAGCCCGCTGACCACGGCGGAATCCTTGACGCAGCGGTGGAGCAGGACATTGTGAATTTTGCCGCCATGGCAGCGCTCGCAGACGCGCCCCCCGCTCAGCATCTTGTAGGCCGGGCAGGCGATCTTCAGATCGTGAGCCGTCATCACCAGCGGCACCCCCTCGGCCTTGAGGGCGCCAAAAATCGACGGCGATATGTGATGGTAGACGTTGTGGGCGTGCGCCACGGTTGGCGGTGCGCGCCTGATCAGGTCGCGGATCTTCCGGCGAGCCTCCAGCGAAAAGATGACCTTGGCGGCCTGCATCGCTTTCGTGACCGGTCCGCCGGACCCGCCATATTCGATCTCGGAGACGAAATAGTCGGACCAGGCGCTCGGCAGGTTGGCGGGATGCTGCATCGCGAAGGGCACCACGTCCCAGCCGGCCGCCGTGAACAGCTCGATATGGTCGAGGAAAACGCTCTCCGCGCCGCCGCGTCGATAGAAATAATTGTTGATGGCCAGGAGCCGCCGGGAGCGCGTCATCTCGCCTGCTCCCGGAAGCCCATATGGTCGAGCGCCGCGTCGACGGGCAGCACCCGGCAGCCGCGAGCGAGCGCATATCCGAGCAGAAACCGGAAGCCAGTGGCCGTGCAGCCATAAGGGGTCGGCGTCGGCGAGATGTCATGCGTGAAGAAGATCAGCCAGCCCGGATCGGCGGCCAGCGCGTCGATCCAGCGGGCCAGCCCCAGCACGGATTGCTGCGGCTGCCGGATTTCGACCGCCCGCAGGAAGGTCGGGTCCGTCGGGCCGCGATTGATCCCCTCGCCTCCGGCGCGGCAGGTGCGGAAGGCGCTGGCCAGCGCATCGCGTTTCCCGAAGGAGCCGCTGTTGTAGGGATAGGCGAAATTGCGCCGTCCCTGCCGCGGATCGGCCGCGTCGAGGTAGCGCGCATTGCGATCGAGGTCTTCCAGCAGGGAGGCGCGGTCGACATGTCGCAGATCCCGATGCGCATAGGTATGGCAGCCGATCTCGTGACCGCGCGCCGCGAGCTCCTTGCAGCCCGCCAGGTCGATCAGGGTGCGGTCGGCCTCGATCCGCCCCTCCAGGCCTCCGGAAATATAGAACGTGCCGCGCGCGCCCTCGGCTTCGAGGATCGTCGCGCCCACCCGCAGCGCGGAATCGGGCACGTCGTCGAAGGTGAAGGACACGATCGGCTCTTGTGTCGGAACCTGCATGACCTGCCATGGCGCGGCCCGGATCAGCCTGTTCTCCAGGCGGCCGGCGAACCGGTCGAGCAGTCCGGGCAGAAGGGGGCGCGTTCCAGCGGGGCGGAAACCGTGACAGCGCTACGCATGGACCGCCTCCATGCCGCGCGAATGATGGGCCGCCCCCCGGATTTCGTGCGCGCGAGCCTGGAGGTGGAGGCCGAAGATCGCAACGACCAGCATGAACCAGAGGCTGCCTGACTGGAAAAACAGGCTCTCGACGCAAGCCATCAAGATCCCATAGAGCCAGATCCGCACGAAGAGGCGCGTCAATGCGGGATCGTTTGCCGAGGCCTCCGCCAGGGCGACATCGCGCAGCGGCACCCAGACGACCCAGATCAGGGTCAGGACGAGACCGGGAATGCCCGTGGTGACCGCCGCGTCGAGATAGGCATTGTGACCATTGAAGGCAGCGTATGCCCAGCTTGCGGCCGAGCCGCCCTTATGGACCATGTCGTCGGTCTGCCAGAACATCTGGAAGCCGTAGCCGGTCAGCGGGTTGTCCATGACGGCCGTGGCGCCGATCTTCCAGATGTCGATACGGTTGGTGAAGGTCGGGTCGACGCCGAGATGCGCGACCAGGTCACGCATAGTGGGCGAGACCGCGCAGCCGATCGTGACGATGTTGAAGGCCGCGATCGCCAGAATCACCATAGGGGCCCGAACGGCGCGCCAGCGCTCGAAGATCCAGGCGAAGACGAGAATGCCGGGCAGTGCCGCGATGGCGGATTTTCCGCCTGTTTGAGCCAGGAAAACCACCGCCAGCAGCGTCATCGCAGTGCCGACGAGCCTGCGGCCGGTGCTGAACAGATAGAGTCCGACGAAGCTGATGAGCACCATGGCCGCGGCCGCGACATTCTTATGCGCGAAATGGCCCCGCCAGAGGCCGGCATTCATCGCCTCGCGGACCTCGCTGGCCTGATGGATCGCAAAATGGGGCAGCAGGGCGACGCCGAGATAGGCAAGCCCCAGCGTGCCGAGACAGCAGAACGTGAGCATGCTGGCGAACTGGCGCTCGGAGCGCGGCAGCAGCAGCAGGACGCTGCCATTCGCGATCGTGAGCGTTGCCAGGAAGACGCGCTTGAGCGCCAGGTCGGGATGCAGCGAGAGCGCCGAAACGATCGCGAACCAGACGAGCAGCGCGACCAGGATGGTGCGCGGGCGCCCGACCAGCTGGCGAGCGGGCGAATTCAGGACGGTCCACCACAGGGACGCCGTCAGCCCGAGATAGACGAGCTGATTGATCATGTTCGACTTGCCGGTGGCGGCGGCGCCTGCATCGGCGGCCGACAGGTCGATGAACGGTGTCAGCGTGACCAGGTAGAACAGCAGCGTCGCCGTGAAGAGCAGCGCCCCTGCGAAACCCTCGCTCGACCGCGCGTGCTTATGACTGGACTGGGTCATGTGATTGGTCTGGGTCATGTCGCTGCGCTCCCGCCGGACCGAAATTCGCGGAGATAGCCGAGGCCCAGGAGCAGGCCCGCAGCGAGCAGGAGGCCCAGCGCCATGCCCGCGGCGGCCGCGATGATGGGGCGGGGCGGCCAGCGCGGCCGCAACGGAGCGGTCGCAAGCGTGATCACGCGGACATCCGTCGCGTCGATCTGCTGTCGCTGGGCGGCCTCGCCTGCCCGCGTCAGAAAGGTCTGGTAGAGCGCGGTCTTGGCGCTTGCCTCGCGCTCGAGTTCCCGCAGTTTCACCTGGGCCTGGTCGTCGACGGAGACGCTTCCGCGCAAGGTGCGCGTCTCCCCGTTCAGCGCAGTGAGCGCCGCCCTGGCTTGATCGACCTCGCTGCGGGCGGCGCGCCGAAGCCGCTCGATCTCCGACCTGATCGCCTTGCTCATGGCATCGGCTTCGGCCAGCAGGTTTCCGAGCGAGGGATGGCGCGGCCCCAGGGTCTTGGACAGCGCCGCAATCTGCCGACGCAAGCTGGCCTCTTCAGCGAATAATCCGCTCAGCGCCTGCGACTGGACGGCGCCTGCCTGCGCGCCATGCTCCGAGAGCGCGCGTGAGACCTCGTTGTTGCGCGCCTCCGCCTCGGCCAGCCGCGCCTTGGCATCGACCAGCTTGGCGCTCATCCGCTCCAGGGCTTCCGCACCGAGCGGTTGCTTGGAGGCGCCCTGCTGCAGGCCATGGGCGAGGCGGAAGGCTTCGACCCGATCTTCCGCCTCCGCCGCCGCGGCCTTGATTTCGCCAACCCGAGCGGTCAGCCCTTGCGCCGCTCGC harbors:
- a CDS encoding autotransporter domain-containing protein, which gives rise to MTFSRWRGALLGTTLMTGVAIAVAAMMPGTARGADWLGATGDFNLGSNWVGGGVPTTATFTNSPTAVQNVTVTSSGGTLTLLEYNNNALGYTLSTAPGNVLYIGSITNNSAFEQTLFAGAGGGFVISGTVAGATALVAGPGSGSIQFSAGASAAGSRFIGQSGFLNLTMGAGDSLSIGSIEGAGIIRAVGVAQTLSVGGLGSSTTYAGTIQEFVALTKVGNGALTLSGTNLYNGGTTINAGSIIAGSDSAFSTGLVTLNGGTLATTGARAIGNNVTLTGSSAINVLDTTAIFSGTIATGGNALSLEGAGNGTISGVISGSGTVAKSGSGTFTLSGTNTYSGGTSISGSGVVNLANMAALGSGQVSMGGGRLNATLTGTLANNFLVISASQAWLSASTGQTLTMTGAFVGGGASFRTGHATDNGTVILSPSSVTMSDIFFFVDGGIVRLGSNGALITDAATSTEIAAGGTLDINGPATVHGLAGGGTVTNDSGAAATLTADNSAFASTFSGVIRDGTGQTSLTKVGGDVLTLSGLNTYTGTTLVDAGTLRAGAAGSFAPNSAFTVATGATLDLNGFNQAIGSLAGAGAVTLGAATLSAGADGGSTTFSGVLSGAGSLVKAGTGTLTLTGTNAYTGTTTISAGTLQIGSGATSGTLGTGAVINNGVLTFARSDAHVVSNPISGTGSLVQSSSGMTILTGANTYTGTTTISSGVLNVGGGGPSGTLGTGAVVNNGLLHIQRSDDVVIGNDISGTGRLSRDGAGTTILTGSNSYTGTTEIFGGPLQIGNGGTSGTLGTGAVVNTSTLAFKRSDVLTVNNDISGTGALIQSGTGTTVLTGTITYTGATSVDAGKLVVNSSIASSSGLTVAAGATLGGSGQLPSTTVNGTLAPGNSPGTLTVNGNLVLGAGSLYLAEVQGAVSDRVNVTGTAALAGTLRLVPLGGAYLFSAPYTLLSAAGGLSGTSFGTLDTAGSFGDGVSTSIAYSGTDVTLTLAPKPLAPIVADPTPPPVVSPNPTPAPAPRLGLGRPANALAVATGIDAAVANGADPSALFAIYNLPAATIPAAVNQLSGEVHAAAPAMANSAAGQFLATMLDGSGAGRLSGQPGGPGGAAGFTADRPSRQDGPGRASFDPARFSVWGASFGSTGRSDGDRAVGSARRNLSDGHAAVGADIRLGSNTVAGVAVAGGQSRASLSGGLGKAQADVFQAGLYGRTTLAAVNLAAALGYARLDTDTTRAIPALARSGVTASYATQAWSGRIEASLPVANWAVANRAGLTLSPLAAFQAVRATSPAAIESDGSGAAPGTLTLARRSDITSRSELGLQIDAKLMVAATPVTGFVRAAWAHYYQRDADFAASLNGLPGASFTAAGARPDRNAALLAAGADIRLSQSVSLGLRVDSELSANTRRVGGTAQLRVSF
- a CDS encoding helix-turn-helix domain-containing protein, translated to MTDENRQPSDSGDSESAAEQALGGPQIAIVLPPTADGASFKAWQHHLTFACSAELVTPSDAPAFHASTSLYMLDRFILSLSTSSHANHLVRTAKDAARTGVDHVNISLHLEGSYEGTCGSRAFHTRPGDVSFIDFGLPFDFETAPYRTLALTVPRSAMPEALRQRAIHGLVPDAKLPATRLLSQLMRDVYAALPGLTLGQGIASASAIVELAIAASQGDHGPREELTPADLDLFSRAQMHIERSLGDFGLTVTSLTRTLNATRGALYRAFGEHGGVQAYISERRLQRCYEVINGDDRTSETLSAIAFSYGFRSEAHFSRVFKERFGMAPRELRAVARQRGVDMLPPTTVGVAPDRLQKLGR
- a CDS encoding acyltransferase is translated as MPRQRYANLDALRAIAALGVMVEHMFGDLIRQVPSASGPVSTLAGWVVQNLSLGRFGVALFFLISGFVVPFSIDGERPLRHFAVSRLFRLYPALWLALLVLVTIGWFSGETPRAATVLANMTMAPSLFGQTWLSPIYWTLFIELLFYALAALLFWAGRLRDIAVLLILSLALVAATVLPVQLRMHGLVNLPIQYLGMHLSFLFLGLLLRLWLAERMPGARLSVLVLGLVQLAALLSVSQFSLARGDNFIMEGLTPVLSAYMLAFAVFLAAVGLGRPRSALLARIGLISYSMYLFHGPVNALVYRVLPLTGEFGDIATMLLCTGATLMVSWLVYRTVERPMITLGRKISSKHNASLVPSSRLA
- a CDS encoding cellulase family glycosylhydrolase, with the protein product MKLILRNLEMAILGLGFLGLAWGKNKLHGYATPNGTAKSDVAGQIDYLIDIFGSFRRFMPPQFDLRDRDVLELSPGGSRGNGVLFLALGARSYHAIDIFPLAESENVAFYEKLLERFPEGGKADRERALAIASTPGAREFGYAVGRDFDIPRLAEGRRFDLIVSCAAFEHYDSPATAIAGLTQVARPGCETVHIIDLQTHSRWIREQDPNNIYRYPEAIYRLFRFPGQPNRQRPSDYVGSFKAEGWSDVSFVPSRTVDPALRDASLRGLSARFAGQADMTVLDGALRAGYPERGGDRKKRLVTTRRAVLGGLAGIATLASFGRKQAANGQGTDIPLFRRGIGVSHALGWADVEADGSYGAAPFSAPRFSFDQAQRLAIRAAGFDFVRLAVDAGPYLAFVGAARDQLDERLIGIVGDLLDADLGVIVDLHPSAMNPAYRPAALTAGVDTPNFQAVLALQQRLAARLWQLVQGRAGAPKLAFELMNEPEVPQETWQPMLEASYRAARSGSAQLPLVLGGGSMNSPWALPAIDMRPFAGDARLIYTYHDYSPWQFTHQGVRGSPAYALDEIAYPAPPSADAMIAATRRRMTALGLEGAELALAREAKRTLPGYAGFDRSALERNFQVVSAWRIAQNLPAHAVLMGEFGVHKTPYQATPEGAAARETWLRDMRELAEAQGFAWACWTYVATGGFALAEDEIGPGFDAATRRALGLPPL